One stretch of Miscanthus floridulus cultivar M001 chromosome 18, ASM1932011v1, whole genome shotgun sequence DNA includes these proteins:
- the LOC136520157 gene encoding O-fucosyltransferase 15-like isoform X1 has protein sequence MPEAAAPPPLPLLAAASSPAAAALPRARRRQQQQRRGWRRPRRLLVWGALVAFFFIMNWWMFSRLQDPSARPHFRLRRHPPRAPATANSSLFTLEEVAGAAKGKRAHRVMLTRLLALAGHALAEAETRPEPKDLWEEPINATMWRPCSDQRDWKASEGTNGYIMISANGGINQQRVAICNAVTISRLLNATLVLPKFLYSNVWLDKSQFGDIYQEDYFIKYLKSDIQIVKDLPAELQSLDLEAIGSLVNDTDVMKEAKPSLYMKKILPILLRNRVVHFIGFGNRLSFDPIPSDLQRLRCRCNFHALRFVHKIQETGAVLVERLHGHRASSSPLKDNLLGQFAIKSDPSANKSDASKYLAVHLRFEIDMVAYSLCYFGGGKDEEDELEAYRQIHFPVLSELKKTTKLPSAAFLRSEGKCPLAPEEAVLMLAAIGFKRSTNIYIAGAEIYGGKDRMAAISRLYPALVTKETLLSPSELEPFRNFSSQLAALDFIACAAADAFAMTDPGSQFSSLVQGYRMYYGGGDLPTIRPNKRRLASILVKNATIEWNEFESRVRKLIQQTKQVHERPVARSIFRHPRCPECMCRTEH, from the exons ATGCCCGAGGCGGCGGCACCCCCGCCGCTGCCGCTCCTGGCGGCGGCGAGCTCCCCGGCGGCCGCCGCGCTGCCGCGGGcgaggcggcggcagcagcagcagcggaggGGGTGGCGGCGCCCGCGGAGGTTGCTGGTCTGGGGCGCCCTCGTggccttcttcttcatcatgaactggTGGATGTTCTCCCGACTTCAGGACCCCTCGGCGCGCCCGCACTTCCGGCTGAGGCGCCACCCGCCCCGCGCGCCCGCCACTGCCAATTCGTCGCTCTTCACTCTG GAAGAGGTGGCTGGTGCTGCTAAGGGGAAGAGGGCACATAGGGTTATGCTCACCCGGTTGCTTGCTTTGGCAGGCCATGCTTTGGCAGAG GCAGAGACCAGGCCTGAACCTAAGGATTTGTGGGAAGAGCCGATAAATGCTACTATGTGGAGACCGTGTTCTGACCAAAGGGATTGGAAAGCCTCAG AGGGAACCAATGGCTACATCATGATCAGTGCGAATGGTGGCATAAACCAGCAAAGGGTTGCG ATTTGTAATGCAGTTACAATCTCACGGTTGCTCAATGCAACTCTTGTTCTCCCGAAATTCTTGTACAGTAATGTGTGGCTGGACAAAAG TCAGTTTGGCGATATATATCAGGAGGATTATTTTATCAAATATCTGAAATCTGATATTCAGATTGTAAAGGATCTTCCAGCAGAGCTGCAGTCATTAGACTTGGAGGCGATCGGTAGCCTT GTTAATGATACAGATGTCATGAAAGAGGCAAAGCCCAGTTTATACATGAAAAAAATACTGCCAATTTTACTGAGAAACAGAGTTGTTCATTTTATAGGATTTGGCAATCGCTTATCTTTTGACCCTATACCTTCTGACCTTCAG AGATTGCGATGCAGATGTAATTTTCATGCTCTTCGCTTTGTACACAAAATTCAAGAAACTGGTGCAGTTCTTGTAGAGAGGTTGCATGGCCATAGGGCCTCTTCGTCGCCTTTGAAGGATAATCTTTTAGGCCAGTTTGCCATCAAGTCTGACCCCAGTGCGAACAAGAGTGATGCATCCAAATATCTGGCTGTTCATCTCCGGTTTGAGATTGATATGGTTGCATACTCATTGTGTTACTTTGGTGGTGGCAAAGATGAGGAAGACGAACTAGAAGCTTATCGCCAAATTCACTTTCCTGTTCTGTCAGAACTCAAGAAGACGACAAA GTTGCCCTCTGCTGCTTTCTTACGGTCTGAAGGCAAATGCCCCCTTGCACCTGAAGAGGCTGTGCTTATGCTTGCCGCTATTGGTTTCAAGCGCAGCACAAATATATACATTGCAGGCGCTGAAATTTATGGAGGGAAGGATAGGATGGCTGCCATAAGTCGTCTTTATCCTGCTTTAGTAACTAAAGAAACCCTTCTGTCTCCATCAGAGCTTGAACCATTTAGGAACTTCTCATCTCAG TTGGCAGCCCTGGACTTCATTGCATGTGCAGCTGCCGATGCATTTGCTATGACTGACCCAGGAAGTCAATTCTCTTCTCTTGTTCAAGGTTACCGCATGTACTATGGTGGTGGGGACCTTCCCACAATAAGGCCAAACAAGCGCCGGCTAGCCAGCATACTTGTGAAGAATGCCACGATTGAGTGGAATGAATTTGAAAGTAGAGTAAGAAAACTCATACAGCAAACTAAGCAAGTTCATGAGAGGCCTGTTGCAAGAAGCATATTTAGACATCCACGATGTCCAGAATGCATGTGCAGAACAGAGCACTAA
- the LOC136520157 gene encoding O-fucosyltransferase 15-like isoform X2 — protein MPEAAAPPPLPLLAAASSPAAAALPRARRRQQQQRRGWRRPRRLLVWGALVAFFFIMNWWMFSRLQDPSARPHFRLRRHPPRAPATANSSLFTLEEVAGAAKGKRAHRVMLTRLLALAGHALAEAETRPEPKDLWEEPINATMWRPCSDQRDWKASEGTNGYIMISANGGINQQRVAICNAVTISRLLNATLVLPKFLYSNVWLDKSQFGDIYQEDYFIKYLKSDIQIVKDLPAELQSLDLEAIGSLVNDTDVMKEAKPSLYMKKILPILLRNRVVHFIGFGNRLSFDPIPSDLQRLRCRCNFHALRFVHKIQETGAVLVERLHGHRASSSPLKDNLLGQFAIKSDPSANKSDASKYLAVHLRFEIDMVAYSLCYFGGGKDEEDELEAYRQIHFPVLSELKKTTKLPSAAFLRSEGKCPLAPEEAVLMLAAIGFKRSTNIYIAGAEIYGGKDRMAAISRLYPALVTKETLLSPSELEPFRNFSSQSFI, from the exons ATGCCCGAGGCGGCGGCACCCCCGCCGCTGCCGCTCCTGGCGGCGGCGAGCTCCCCGGCGGCCGCCGCGCTGCCGCGGGcgaggcggcggcagcagcagcagcggaggGGGTGGCGGCGCCCGCGGAGGTTGCTGGTCTGGGGCGCCCTCGTggccttcttcttcatcatgaactggTGGATGTTCTCCCGACTTCAGGACCCCTCGGCGCGCCCGCACTTCCGGCTGAGGCGCCACCCGCCCCGCGCGCCCGCCACTGCCAATTCGTCGCTCTTCACTCTG GAAGAGGTGGCTGGTGCTGCTAAGGGGAAGAGGGCACATAGGGTTATGCTCACCCGGTTGCTTGCTTTGGCAGGCCATGCTTTGGCAGAG GCAGAGACCAGGCCTGAACCTAAGGATTTGTGGGAAGAGCCGATAAATGCTACTATGTGGAGACCGTGTTCTGACCAAAGGGATTGGAAAGCCTCAG AGGGAACCAATGGCTACATCATGATCAGTGCGAATGGTGGCATAAACCAGCAAAGGGTTGCG ATTTGTAATGCAGTTACAATCTCACGGTTGCTCAATGCAACTCTTGTTCTCCCGAAATTCTTGTACAGTAATGTGTGGCTGGACAAAAG TCAGTTTGGCGATATATATCAGGAGGATTATTTTATCAAATATCTGAAATCTGATATTCAGATTGTAAAGGATCTTCCAGCAGAGCTGCAGTCATTAGACTTGGAGGCGATCGGTAGCCTT GTTAATGATACAGATGTCATGAAAGAGGCAAAGCCCAGTTTATACATGAAAAAAATACTGCCAATTTTACTGAGAAACAGAGTTGTTCATTTTATAGGATTTGGCAATCGCTTATCTTTTGACCCTATACCTTCTGACCTTCAG AGATTGCGATGCAGATGTAATTTTCATGCTCTTCGCTTTGTACACAAAATTCAAGAAACTGGTGCAGTTCTTGTAGAGAGGTTGCATGGCCATAGGGCCTCTTCGTCGCCTTTGAAGGATAATCTTTTAGGCCAGTTTGCCATCAAGTCTGACCCCAGTGCGAACAAGAGTGATGCATCCAAATATCTGGCTGTTCATCTCCGGTTTGAGATTGATATGGTTGCATACTCATTGTGTTACTTTGGTGGTGGCAAAGATGAGGAAGACGAACTAGAAGCTTATCGCCAAATTCACTTTCCTGTTCTGTCAGAACTCAAGAAGACGACAAA GTTGCCCTCTGCTGCTTTCTTACGGTCTGAAGGCAAATGCCCCCTTGCACCTGAAGAGGCTGTGCTTATGCTTGCCGCTATTGGTTTCAAGCGCAGCACAAATATATACATTGCAGGCGCTGAAATTTATGGAGGGAAGGATAGGATGGCTGCCATAAGTCGTCTTTATCCTGCTTTAGTAACTAAAGAAACCCTTCTGTCTCCATCAGAGCTTGAACCATTTAGGAACTTCTCATCTCAG AGTTTCATATGA
- the LOC136520157 gene encoding O-fucosyltransferase 15-like isoform X3 → MLTRLLALAGHALAEAETRPEPKDLWEEPINATMWRPCSDQRDWKASEGTNGYIMISANGGINQQRVAICNAVTISRLLNATLVLPKFLYSNVWLDKSQFGDIYQEDYFIKYLKSDIQIVKDLPAELQSLDLEAIGSLVNDTDVMKEAKPSLYMKKILPILLRNRVVHFIGFGNRLSFDPIPSDLQRLRCRCNFHALRFVHKIQETGAVLVERLHGHRASSSPLKDNLLGQFAIKSDPSANKSDASKYLAVHLRFEIDMVAYSLCYFGGGKDEEDELEAYRQIHFPVLSELKKTTKLPSAAFLRSEGKCPLAPEEAVLMLAAIGFKRSTNIYIAGAEIYGGKDRMAAISRLYPALVTKETLLSPSELEPFRNFSSQLAALDFIACAAADAFAMTDPGSQFSSLVQGYRMYYGGGDLPTIRPNKRRLASILVKNATIEWNEFESRVRKLIQQTKQVHERPVARSIFRHPRCPECMCRTEH, encoded by the exons ATGCTCACCCGGTTGCTTGCTTTGGCAGGCCATGCTTTGGCAGAG GCAGAGACCAGGCCTGAACCTAAGGATTTGTGGGAAGAGCCGATAAATGCTACTATGTGGAGACCGTGTTCTGACCAAAGGGATTGGAAAGCCTCAG AGGGAACCAATGGCTACATCATGATCAGTGCGAATGGTGGCATAAACCAGCAAAGGGTTGCG ATTTGTAATGCAGTTACAATCTCACGGTTGCTCAATGCAACTCTTGTTCTCCCGAAATTCTTGTACAGTAATGTGTGGCTGGACAAAAG TCAGTTTGGCGATATATATCAGGAGGATTATTTTATCAAATATCTGAAATCTGATATTCAGATTGTAAAGGATCTTCCAGCAGAGCTGCAGTCATTAGACTTGGAGGCGATCGGTAGCCTT GTTAATGATACAGATGTCATGAAAGAGGCAAAGCCCAGTTTATACATGAAAAAAATACTGCCAATTTTACTGAGAAACAGAGTTGTTCATTTTATAGGATTTGGCAATCGCTTATCTTTTGACCCTATACCTTCTGACCTTCAG AGATTGCGATGCAGATGTAATTTTCATGCTCTTCGCTTTGTACACAAAATTCAAGAAACTGGTGCAGTTCTTGTAGAGAGGTTGCATGGCCATAGGGCCTCTTCGTCGCCTTTGAAGGATAATCTTTTAGGCCAGTTTGCCATCAAGTCTGACCCCAGTGCGAACAAGAGTGATGCATCCAAATATCTGGCTGTTCATCTCCGGTTTGAGATTGATATGGTTGCATACTCATTGTGTTACTTTGGTGGTGGCAAAGATGAGGAAGACGAACTAGAAGCTTATCGCCAAATTCACTTTCCTGTTCTGTCAGAACTCAAGAAGACGACAAA GTTGCCCTCTGCTGCTTTCTTACGGTCTGAAGGCAAATGCCCCCTTGCACCTGAAGAGGCTGTGCTTATGCTTGCCGCTATTGGTTTCAAGCGCAGCACAAATATATACATTGCAGGCGCTGAAATTTATGGAGGGAAGGATAGGATGGCTGCCATAAGTCGTCTTTATCCTGCTTTAGTAACTAAAGAAACCCTTCTGTCTCCATCAGAGCTTGAACCATTTAGGAACTTCTCATCTCAG TTGGCAGCCCTGGACTTCATTGCATGTGCAGCTGCCGATGCATTTGCTATGACTGACCCAGGAAGTCAATTCTCTTCTCTTGTTCAAGGTTACCGCATGTACTATGGTGGTGGGGACCTTCCCACAATAAGGCCAAACAAGCGCCGGCTAGCCAGCATACTTGTGAAGAATGCCACGATTGAGTGGAATGAATTTGAAAGTAGAGTAAGAAAACTCATACAGCAAACTAAGCAAGTTCATGAGAGGCCTGTTGCAAGAAGCATATTTAGACATCCACGATGTCCAGAATGCATGTGCAGAACAGAGCACTAA
- the LOC136520159 gene encoding uncharacterized protein yields MSFLAGRLAAKEGAYFLQESKSAVGRLAEKLPPSASAPGGASAQPSPDVLPEILRHSVPIKGTPPPAEASLSASSHWALPPGGADAVGLHPDALNPLRSYVSLPQATFGPKRWQLPNEQPNYLASTANERWRDRTPPPMDPEKLKAVIAGYSQIGKAFIAATFLVFGGATAVMLYTADKLQLHSISHVDDVKTKGKDALQPRADMIKEQIAPLRSWAEEMSRKCHFEGDKKAKEKSVIIRELSRALGSRTTPS; encoded by the exons ATGAGCTTCCTCGCTGGCCGCCTCGCTGCCAAGGAGGGCGCATACTTCCTCCAGGAGTCAAAGAGCGCCGTCGGCCGCCTCGCGGAGAAGCTCCCGCCGTCCGCTTCGGCGCCCGGGGGTGCGTCGGCGCAGCCCTCCCCCGACGTGCTGCCGGAGATCCTCCGCCACTCCGTGCCCATCAAGGGGACGCCGCCCCCGGCCGAAGCCTCCCTCTCCGCGTCCTCCCACTGGGCCCTCCCGCCGGGCGGCGCCGACGCTGTGGGCTTGCACCCCGACGCGCTCAACCCGCTCCGCTCCTACGTCTCGCTGCCGCAGGCCACCTTCGGCCCCAAAAG ATGGCAGCTTCCGAATGAACAACCTAACTACTTGGCGTCAACAGCCAATGAAAGATGGCGAGATAGGACCCCACCTCCCATGGACCCTGAGAAGTTGAAAGCCGTAATTGCTGGATACTCACAGA TTGGGAAGGCATTCATTGCTGCAACCTTTTTGGTGTTTGGAGGAGCAACAGCTGTGATGTTGTACACAGCAGATAAGCTACAGTTGCATTCAATAAGTCAT GTAGATGACGTGAAAACCAAAGGAAAAGATGCACTGCAGCCACGAGCTGATATGATTAAAGAACAAATAGCTCCATTGAGAAGCTGG GCTGAAGAAATGTCCCGAAAATGTCATTTCGAAGGCGATAAAAAAGCAAAGGAGAAGTCTGTCATCATTAGAGAGCTTTCAAGAGCTCTGGGCTCCAGGACTACCCCTAGTTGA